A genomic region of Arachis hypogaea cultivar Tifrunner chromosome 5, arahy.Tifrunner.gnm2.J5K5, whole genome shotgun sequence contains the following coding sequences:
- the LOC112803843 gene encoding protein FAR1-RELATED SEQUENCE 5-like: MGQEFSHEEVNSEHTSYDQYEQEEEKYEEVDVDYMAEDDTSVEPMFDYHGFDEGYNIDSLEDIGMIEFWNIRDEDVCHFHFSDVDIPFEFYNRYARTRGFSARKNRSRKSRAGALKLKNFVCHREGFRLQNNYGIGNLKRKPTPETRCGCSAMMEIRVDAPSGRWFISYFSDEHNHPLLDPRLTGLLPGHRFMSEADIGHMVNMKKGGISVGQMYRALANQAGGYEYLSFTQRDMYNKIAKQRRQLPGDAYAALKYLEDQATNDPSLYFNHHMDADGTLRNLFWCDGLSRADYSLFGDVLAFDATYKRNKYMCPLVVFSGVNHHNQTIIFAAALICDEEKDTYRWLLQQLKVAMNGKAPVLVITDGDLSMKFAIEKEFPNAHHRLCAWHLIRNATSNIGKPQFTSMFKKCMLGDYEIDVFRQKWFEMVEGFGVENKNWVLDMYKKRHSWATAHIRGKFFAGFRTTSRCEGLNSIIAKYVNSRYNLVEFIQHYNRCVDHIRWKEVQADLASVNGRPSLQTCFQQLERSAANVYTLSIFHMFQPILVRAASMKVINMRQTGSYVIYSVALDRMPNEMWRVFCCDIEMEFNCSCMRMESFGIPCEHIICVLVHEDIEEFPRSLVLPRWTKTAKVSFQNARGLHWDSLMLSQYGCLMDWFRQLANFACRDNERFIFTREMAMNLLKQFKEEDAAQKELVNDADSVRDGVQVDNSGAGLATNDLGHSMPRDPRKCRTKGGLHSPIKENIDVDSMAWRATIEQLVVFVVASHSQKAGKMTHLIMTRMIT; the protein is encoded by the coding sequence ATGGGTCAAGAATTTTCTCATGAAGAGGTTAATAGCGAGCATACATCATATGATCAGTATGAGCAGGAGGAAGAAAAATATGAGGAAGTTGACGTGGATTATATGGCTGAGGACGACACAAGTGTGGAACCAATGTTCGATTATCACGGCTTCGATGAAGGGTATAACATTGACTCACTTGAAGACATTGGGATGATTGAATTTTGGAACATCAGGGATGAAGATGTATGTCATTTTCACTTTTCTGATGTCGACATTCCATTTGAGTTCTACAATAGATATGCAAGGACAAGAGGCTTTAGTGCTCGGAAGAACAGGAGTAGGAAGAGTCGTGCGGGCGCACTTAAGTTGAAGAATTTTGTATGTCATCGTGAAGGATTTAGACTGCAAAATAATTACGGCATTGGAAACCTTAAGAGAAAACCTACACCCGAGACAAGGTGTGGCTGCAGTGCAATGATGGAGATTCGTGTAGATGCACCTAGTGGTCGTTGGTTTATTTCCTATTTTTCTGATGAACACAATCATCCACTTCTGGATCCTCGGTTGACTGGATTGCTCCCTGGGCATAGATTCATGTCCGAGGCTGATATTGGCCACATGGTTAACATGAAAAAGGGTGGGATTAGTGTTGGGCAGATGTATCGGGCATTAGCAAATCAGGCAGGTGGCTACGAGTATCTCTCTTTCACGCAAAGGGACATGTACAATAAAATAGCAAAGCAAAGGCGCCAATTACCCGGTGATGCATATGCAGCTTTGAAGTATCTAGAAGATCAAGCAACAAATGACCCTTCTCTCTATTTTAATCATCACATGGATGCCGATGGTACTTTGCGCAATTTATTCTGGTGTGATGGTCTCAGTAGGGCAGACTACTCATTATTTGGCGATGTGCTGGCTTTTGATGCTACCTATAAGAGGAATAAATATATGTGTCCACTGGTGGTATTTTCTGGTGTCAATCATCACAATCAAACAATTATCTTTGCTGCTGCTTTAATTTGCGATGAGGAAAAAGACACATATAGGTGGTTGCTACAACAActgaaagtggcaatgaatgggAAAGCACCTGTTTTGGTGATCACGGATGGTGATTTATCAATGAAGTTCGCCATTGAGAAAGAGTTTCCTAATGCACATCATAGATTATGTGCATGGCATCTGATTCGCAATGCAACAAGTAACATTGGCAAGCCCCAGTTTACCTCCATGTTTAAAAAGTGTATGCTAGGCGActatgaaattgatgtatttcgTCAAAAGTGGTTTGAAATGGTTGAGGGATTTGGTGTCGAAAACAAGAATTGGGTCCTAGATATGtataaaaagagacattcatggGCAACTGCACATATAAGAGGGAAGTTTTTTGCTGGTTTCCGGACTACTTCTCGGTGCGAGGGATTAAACTCGATCATTGCAAAGTATGTCAACTCAAGGTACAATCTAGTTGAGTTCATTCAACACTATAATCGTTGTGTCGACCATATAAGGTGGAAAGAGGTCCAGGCTGACCTCGCCTCTGTGAATGGGAGACCCAGTTTGCAAACCTGTTTTCAACAGTTAGAGAGGAGTGCTGCCAATGTTTACACCCTATCAATATTTCATATGTTCCAACCAATCCTTGTACGGGCTGCATCAATGAAGGTAATAAATATGAGGCAAACTGGCTCTTATGTGATTTACTCTGTCGCTTTAGACCGAATGCCAAATGAGATGTGGCGTGTATTCTGTTGTGACATTGAGATGGAATTCAATTGTTCATGTATGAGAATGGAATCATTTGGCATACCTTGTGAACACATAATTTGCGTCTTGGTGCATGAAGATATAGAGGAGTTTCCAAGGTCATTAGTCTTGCCTCGGTGGACCAAGACTGCCAAAGTTAGTTTCCAAAATGCTCGAGGGCTTCATTGGGATTCTTTGATGCTAAGTCAATACGGTTGTTTGATGGATTGGTTTAGACAACTAGCCAACTTTGCTTGTCGAGATAACGAGAGATTTATCTTTACACGGGAAATGGCTATGAATTTGTTGAAACAATTTAAGGAGGAAGATGCTGCACAAAAAGAGTTGGTCAATGATGCAGATAGTGTAAGAGATGGTGTGCAAGTGGATAATTCTGGAGCTGGGCTTGCAACCAATGATCTCGGACATAGCATGCCAAGGGACCCAAGAAAATGTAGGACAAAAGGGGGGCTTCACAGTCCAATAAAAGAAAACATCGATGTGGACAGTATGGCATGGAGGGCCACAATCGAACAACTTGTCGTGTTCGTCGTGGCATCTCACAGTCAGAAGGCCGGGAAAATGACACATTTGATAATGACTCGGATGATCACATGA
- the LOC112803845 gene encoding cytochrome P450 CYP736A12-like, protein MVAILLGILVFIVAIIVWLHPKDNRNKVPPGPKALPLIGNLHMLRKQPHRTLQALAAKYGPIMFLKLGQVPTVVVSSPEAAELFLKTHDLDFANRPKFQVVETFFSGSKGIGMSQYGWYWRHVRKLCTLQLLSGSKVEMYGPLRRKELGMLVKSLCNASASGEVLNLSVMLKEFAENITYNMVFGRSHDNNRFNLEALVDLVGSAGAFNIADYVPILGIFDFQGIRKKVNKLRKPINEALEHIIEDHQNTNYDDDDDSPQKKDFVDILLSFLDQPMDPDEEQHKHVLTRNDIKAIMMDMIGAAYETSTSAIEWVMSELLKHPSVMKKLQHEIQHAVGGINKEVEENEIENMPYLDMVVKETLRLYPVAPLLVPHVSRNDVVIEGYYIKRNTQIIINAWAIGRDPRVWSENAEKFYPERFEHNNVDILGRDFRFIPFGSGRRGCPGAQLGFATIKFVVAQLVHCFNWELPFGMSCDELDMNETFGITIPRTTHLLAIPTFRLTAEAASNKE, encoded by the exons ATGGTAGCCATACTCCTTGGCATATTAGTATTTATAGTCGCCATTATTGTTTGGCTGCATCCAAAGGATAATCGAAATAAAGTTCCACCAGGTCCGAAGGCATTGCCACTCATCGGTAACCTCCACATGCTACGAAAACAACCACACCGCACCCTCCAAGCCCTCGCCGCGAAATACGGACCCATAATGTTCTTGAAGCTAGGGCAAGTTCCAACTGTCGTTGTTTCTTCTCCAGAAGCTGCTGAGCTCTTTCTCAAGACCCATGACCTAGATTTTGCAAACAGGCCTAAATTTCAG GTTGTGGAGACGTTTTTCAGTGGCAGTAAGGGCATTGGGATGTCACAGTACGGTTGGTATTGGCGGCACGTGAGGAAGTTGTGCACATTGCAACTTTTGAGTGGATCAAAAGTTGAGATGTATGGTCCTTTAAGGAGGAAAGAGTTGGGAATGTTGGTGAAGTCTTTATGCAATGCTTCTGCGTCGGGTGAGGTTTTGAATCTTAGTGTGATGCTGAAGGAGTTTGCTGAGAATATCACTTACAATATGGTATTCGGTCGAAGCCATGACAATAATAGGTTCAACTTAGAGGCCCTTGTTGACTTAGTCGGTTCTGCTGGAGCTTTCAATATTGCGGATTATGTGCCTATCCTTGGCATCTTTGATTTTCAG GGAATaagaaagaaagtaaataaattaagaaaGCCAATTAACGAGGCACTGGAGCATATTATTGAAGATCATCAGAATACCAActacgatgatgatgatgatagtcCACAGAAAAAGGATTTTGTTGACATATTGCTATCATTTTTGGATCAACCCATGGATCCTGATGAAGAACAACACAAACACGTTCTGACAAGAAATGACATCAAGGCTATTATGATGGACATGATTGGTGCAGCATATGAAACATCAACTTCGGCAATTGAATGGGTAATGTCAGAGCTACTAAAGCATCCTAGTGTGATGAAGAAACTTCAACACGAGATACAACATGCAGTGGGAGGAATTAACAAAGAAGTTGAAGAGAATGAAATAGAGAATATGCCTTATTTGGATATGGTTGTGAAAGAGACCTTAAGATTATACCCGGTTGCACCTTTGTTAGTGCCTCATGTGTCTCGAAACGACGTCGTTATTGAAGGTTATTACATAAAAAGAAATACACAAATCATAATAAACGCATGGGCAATTGGAAGGGATCCAAGAGTTTGGTCAGAAAATGCAGAGAAGTTCTATCCAGAGAGATTCGAACATAATAATGTAGACATTCTTGGACGCGACTTTAGATTCATACCATTTGGTTCTGGTCGAAGAGGGTGCCCTGGAGCTCAATTGGGATTTGCAACTATCAAGTTTGTTGTGGCTCAGTTGGTGCATTGCTTTAACTGGGAGCTTCCTTTTGGCATGTCTTGTGATGAATTAGACATGAATGAAACATTTGGCATCACTATACCAAGAACTACACACTTGCTAGCTATTCCAACTTTCAGGCTAACAGCTGAAGCTGCTAGTAACAAAGAATAA